One genomic window of Salvelinus alpinus chromosome 17, SLU_Salpinus.1, whole genome shotgun sequence includes the following:
- the sp5l gene encoding sp5 transcription factor-like, producing MAALTIQRNDNFLHTFLQDRTPSSSPEGAPNALSFLATTCSQAWQVGGTVGSESSQFPYEGAVGVSSASGMFQLWSNEVAVAPSSSLSASSLTAAAHQMTFAVPKVQFPVGPGQSLPSGLGPHPHALYHHHHHHHHHHELPLTPPAEPPSAYSFELSPVKVLSSQSQGPNGPQYYPQHNGVSVGQNFPGFFQNSVSSARHHLSGGQHHVGEEGQQGWWSLPQTTGHGSPTNHHHPFSLGRQLVLGHQPQIAALLQGTSKGLLSSTRRCRRCKCPNCQANGGGLEFGKKRLHICHIPECGKVYKKTSHLKAHLRWHAGERPFICNWLFCGKSFTRSDELQRHLRTHTGEKRFGCQQCGKRFMRSDHLSKHVKTHQSRKSRSGGNTSDSLLANIKRE from the exons ATGGCTGCGCTGACGATACAACGGAATGACAACTTTCTACACACCTTTTTACAG GACCGGACCCCCAGCTCGTCCCCAGAGGGAGCCCCCAACGCCCTGTCCTTCCTGGCCACCACCTGTAGCCAGGCCTGGCAGGTGGGTGGCACGGTGGGCTCTGAGAGCTCCCAGTTCCCCTATGAGGGGGCGGTAGGGGTGAGCTCAGCCTCCGGGATGTTCCAGCTCTGGAGCAACGAGGTGGCGGTGGCCCCTAGTTCTAGTCTCAGCGCCTCCAGCCTCACTGCAGCCGCACATCAGATGACATTCGCCGTGCCCAAGGTCCAGTTCCCTGTTGGCCCTGGACAGAGTCTGCCTTCTGGCCTGGGTCCTCACCCCCACGCGctctaccatcatcaccaccatcaccaccaccaccacgagcTGCCCCTGACTCCGCCGGCCGAGCCTCCCTCCGCCTACTCTTTCGAACTCTCCCCTGTCAAGGTCCTCTCATCCCAGAGCCAAGGTCCCAATGGGCCGCAGTACTACCCCCAGCATAATGGCGTCTCTGTGGGACAAAACTTTCCCGGCTTCTTTCAGAACTCTGTATCCTCCGCCAGGCACCATCTATCCGGTGGACAACACCATGTAGGGGAGGAGGGCCAGCAGGGCTGGTGGAGCCTCCCCCAGACCACTGGCCACGGAAGCcccaccaaccaccaccaccccttCTCCCTGGGCCGGCAGCTGGTCCTGGGCCACCAGCCCCAAATCGCAGCCCTCCTACAGGGCACCTCCAAGGGCCTGTTATCCTCCACACGCCGCTGCCGTCGCTGCAAGTGCCCCAACTGCCAGGCCAACGGCGGGGGACTCGAGTTTGGCAAGAAACGACTGCACATCTGTCATATCCCAGAGTGCGGCAAGGTGTACAAGAAGACGTCTCACCTGAAGGCTCACCTGCGCTGGCATGCCGGGGAGAGGCCGTTCATCTGCAACTGGCTGTTCTGCGGGAAGAGCTTCACCCGCTCCGACGAGCTACAGCGCCACCTCAGAACACACACCGGGGAGAAGAGGTTCGGATGCCAGCAGTGTGGGAAGAGGTTCATGAGGAGCGACCACCTCTCCAAACACGTCAAGACTCACCAGAGTAGGAAGAGCCGGTCCGGTGGGAACACGTCGGACTCTCTGTTGGCCAATATCAAGAGAGAGTAG